GGCCGACTGATGATCGTCGCCGCGGACCACCCGGCCCGGGGTGCCCTGGCCGTAGGGGAGCGCAAGTTCGCCATGGCGAGCCGCGCCGATCTCCTTGAGCGGCTGTGCCTCGCCCTCTCCCGGCCCGGCGTCGACGGGGTGCTCGCCACCGCCGACATCCTCGACGACCTGCTGCTGCTCGGCGCGCTCGACCACAAGGTCGTCATCGGGTCGATGAACCGCGGCGGACTCGCGGGCGCCTCCTTCGAGTTGGACGACCGGTTCACCGGGCACCGCCCGCAGGACATCGAGCGGCTCGGATTCGACGCGGGCAAGCTGCTGCTGCGGATCGACTACGACGACCCGGGCTCGCTGCGCACCCTGGAGTCCACCGCCCGGGTGATCGACGCGATGGCGGAGCGTCATCTCCCGATCTTCGTCGAACCGTTCCTCTGCCGTCGCCGCGATGACGGAACCCTGCGCAACGATCTCAGCGCCGAGGCCGTCACCAAGTCCATCGCCATCGCCAGCGGCCTGGGCGGCAGTTCGGCGTACACGTGGCTGAAGGTCCCCGTCACCGAGAACCCCGACGACATGGCTCGCGTCATGGAGACCTCCACCCTGCCCGCCGTGCTGCTCGGTGGCGATGTCGGCGAGGACCAGGAGGGCGCGTACGAGAAGTGGCGCGGGGCGCTCCAACTCCCCACCGTCCAGGGTCTGGTGGTCGGCCGTTCGCTGCTCTACCCGGCGGACGGCGATGTGGCCGCGGCCGTGGACACCGCCGTAGGACTGCTGTGAGGTCCGCATGAGCAACGAGCTGTACCTCCCCAAGGGCGCCACCGCCGACGCGTACTACGCGCTCGACATCGACCCCAAGCGGGCCGGATGGGCCCACAGCAGCCTGCGGATCGTGGAGCTGGGACCCGGCGGCACGCACATGTTCACCACCGGTGACAGCGAGTGGATCGTGCTCCCCCTCAGCGGTGGATGCGCGGTCCATGTGAAGGACGGAACAGAGTACAGAGAGTTCCAGCTCTTGGGCAGGGACAGCGTGTTCGCCGGAGTCTCCGACTTCGCGTACGTGCCCCGTGACGCCCGGGCACAGATCGCCTCCGGCGCGGGAGGCCGCTTCGCCCTGGCAGGAGCGAAGTGCGAGCGCCGACTCCCCGCCCGCTACGGCCCCGCGCCGGAGGTTCCCGTCGAAGACCGCGGCAGCGGCACCTGCGCCCGCCAGGTGCGGGGCTTCGCCGCAGCCGACGCCTTCGACTGCGACAAGCTCATCGCCGTCGAGGTCATCACTCCCGGCGGTCACTGGTCCTCGTACCCGCCGCACAAGCACGACGAGAACCGCCCCGGCAAGGAGAGCGAACTCGAAGAGATCTACTACTTCGAGATCGACGGTCCGAACGGATACGGCTATCAGCGCGTATTCCCGTCGCGTGAGGGCGGATCCGACGTCCTCGCCGAGGTCCGCACCGGCGACGCCGTCCTCGTACCCGACGGATGGCACGGCCCGTCCATCGCCCAGCCCGGCCACACGATGTACTACCTGAATGTGATGGCCGGGCCCGGCGAGGAAAGGGAATGGCGGATCTGCTTCCACCCGGAACACGTAGACAACACAGCGAGCACAGAGGGATACCGATGACCTCAACGACGAGGCTGACGGTCGCACAGGCGCTGGTGCGGTTCCTGGCCGCCCAGTACACGGAACGGGACGGCGAGCGGCGGCGGCTGATCGGCGCCACCTGGGGCATTTTCGGACACGGCAACGTCGCCGGGATCGGTCAGGCGCTCGTCGAGTACGCCGATGAGATGCCGTACCACCAGGGCCGTAACGAACAGGCCATGGTGCACGCGGCGGTCGGCTACGCGCGCCAGTCCAACCGCCTGTCCACGCACGCCGTGACCACCTCCATCGGCCCCGGCGCCACGAACCTCGTGACCGGTGCCGCCCTCGCGACGATCAACCACCTCCCGGTGCTGCTCCTGCCCGGCGACGTCTTCGCGACCCGCCCCGCCGACCCGGTCCTCCAGCAGCTCGAAGTCCCGTACGCCGGCGATGTGTCGGTCAACGACTGTCTGCGCCCGGTGTCGAAGTACTTCGACCGGATCACCCGTTCCGAGGCGCTGATCCCGGCCGCCCTGCAGGCGATGCGGGTGCTCACCGACCCCGTCGAGACCGGCGCCGTCACGCTCGCGCTGCCGCAGGACGTGCAGGCGGAGGCGTACGACTGGCCCGAGGAGTTCTTCGCCGAGCGCGTCTGGGCCGTACGCCGCCCCGCGCCCGACGCGTCCGAGCTGGCCGCCGCCGTGCACGCGATCCGCGAGGCCCGCCGTCCCCTTCTCGTCGCGGGCGGGGGTGTCCACCACAGCCGCGCCGAGGAGGCGCTCGCCGAACTCGCCGCCGCCACCCGCATCCCCGTCGCCTCCACGCAGGCGGGCAAGGGCTCGCTGCGCTTCGACCATCCGCAGGACGTCGGCGGCATCGGCCACACCGGCACCGCGACCGCCGACGAACTGGCCCGCACCGCCGACCTGGTGATCGGCGTCGGCACCCGCTACACCGACTTCACCACGGCCTCAGGCACCCTGTTCGGCGCCGAGGGTGTCCGTTTCCTGAACCTCAATATCGCGCCGTACGACGGCCACAAGATGTCCGGGCAGACCCTGATCGCGGACGCGCGCGCGGGACTCGAAGAGCTCACCCAGGCACTGCTGCTGCACAAGCACCGCGCCGAGCCCGCGTACGTCACCGAGTACACGGACGACAAGGAGCGCTGGGAGTACCGGGTCGACGCGGCGTACGCAGCCGGGGACCCGGACGTCCGGCCGACCCAGCCGCAGGTCCTCGGCCTGCTCGACGAACTGGTCGACGACGCCGACATCCTGATCAACGCGGCCGGCTCGCTCCCCGGTGACCTGCACAAACTGTGGCGGACCCGGTCCCTTGACCAGTACCACGTCGAGTACGGCTACTCGTGCATGGGCTACGAGATCCCGGCCGCGATCGGCGTACGGATGGCGGCGCCCGACCGCCCCGTGTGGGCGCTGGTCGGCGACGGCACGTATCTGATGATGCCGACGGAGCTCGTCACGGCCGTGCAGGAGGGCATCGCGATCAAGGTACTGATCCTGCAGAACCACGGGTACGCCTCCATCGGCGGCCTCTCCGAGTCCGTGGGCGGCGAGCGGTTCGGCACCGCGTACCGCTACCGCTCCGCGGACCGTACGTACACGGGGGCGCCGCTGCCCGTCGATCTCGCCGCCAACGCGGCCAGCCTGGGCCTGCGGGTCCTGCGCGCGAAGACGGTGCGTGACCTGCGTGCCGCCCTTGCCGAGGCGCGCGCCGCGGACACTCCCACATGTGTCTACGTGGAGACCGAAACGGCAGACACAGTGTCGGGCGCGCCCCCGGCTCAAGCCTGGTGGGATGTCCCTGTGGCCGAGACCGCGACCCGATCGTCGGCGGTCAAGGCGCGCGAGGAGTACGACCGGCACGTCGCCGCCCGACGCCGCCATCTGTGAGGGAGTTTTGGCCATGACGAAGACCGTCAACCACTGGATCGGTGGCAAGCCCGTCGAGAACGCGGCGGGTGCGTCGGCTACGTACGGGCCGGTCACCGACCCGGCGACCGGCGCCGTGACCACCCGGGTCGCCTTCGCGACGGTCGACGAGGTGGACGCCGCGGTAGCCGCCGCGAAGGACGCCTACGCGACCTGGGGCCAGTCCTCGCTGGCCAAGCGGTCCACGATCCTGTTCAAGTTCCGCGCGCTGCTCGACGCGCACCGCGACGAGATCGCCGCGCTGATCACCGCCGAGCACGGCAAGGTGCACTCCGACGCGCTCGGCGAGGTCGCGCGGGGCCTGGAGATCGTCGACCTGGCGTGCGGGATCACCGTACAGCTGAAGGGCGAGCTGTCGACCGAGGTGGCCTCCCGGGTCGACGTAGCCTCGATCCGGCAGCCGCTGGGCGTCGTCGCGGGCATCACGCCGTTCAACTTCCCGGCCATGGTGCCGATGTGGATGTTCCCGATCGCCATCGCGTGCGGCAACACCTTCGTGCTGAAGCCGTCCGAGAAGGACCCGTCGGCCTCCATGAAGGTCGCCGAGCTGCTGGCGGAGGCCGGTCTGCCCGACGGCGTCTTCAACGTCGTCCACGGCGACAAGGTGGCCGTGGACCGCCTCCTGGAGCACCCGGACGTCAAGGCCGTGTCCTTCGTCGGCTCGACCCCGATCGCTCGGTACATCCACACCACCGCCGCCGCGCACGGCAAGCGCGTGCAGGCCCTGGGCGGAGCCAAGAACCACATGCTGGTCCTGCCGGACGCCGACCTGGACGCGGCGGCGGACGCGGCCGTGTCCGCGGCATACGGCTCCGCGGGTGAGCGCTGCATGGCGATCTCCGCCGTCGTGGCCGTCGGCTCGATCGGCGACGAGCTGGTGGAGAAGATCCGCGAGCGCGCCGAGAAGATCAAGATCGGCCCCGGCGACGACCCGGCCTCCGAGATGGGCCCCCTGATCACGGCGGCGCACCGCGACAAGGTCGCGTCGTACGTCCACGGCGCGGCGGTGCAGGGCTCCGAGGTCGTCCTCGACGGCACCGGTTACACCGTCGAGGGCTACGAGGACGGTCACTGGATCGGCCTCTCGCTCCTCGACAAGGTGCCGACGACCGCGGACGCGTACAAGGACGAGATCTTCGGCCCGGTGCTGTGTGTGCTGCGCGTCGACACGTACGAGGAAGGCGTGGCGCTCATCAACGCCTCGCCGTTCGGCAACGGCACCGCGATCTTCACCCGGGACGGCGGCGCCGCCCGCCGCTTCCAGCTGGAGATCGAGGCGGGCATGGTCGGCGTGAACGTGCCGATCCCGGTGCCCGTCGGCTACCACTCCTTCGGCGGCTGGAAGGACTCCCTCTTCGGCGACCACCACATCTACGGCAACGACGGCACGCACTTCTATACCCGCGGCAAGGTCGTCACCACCCGCTGGCCGGACCCGTCCGAGGCCCCGGCGGGAGTCGACCTGGGGTTCCCGCGCAACCACTGAGGTCTTGAACGCGTCTGTCAGGCCGTCCCCCGCGGACGGCCTGACGTCCCTTTTACCTGCGGGCGTAACGGGCCGTAGGCCGCATTCGATGGGCCGTTCGTACGACGGGCGCGGTATGCGGCAGCGGGGCCGTACTCCTTAGGGAGGGGCGGGGGTTCAGCCTGGTGGCTGCATCGGTTGTCAGTGGGCGCCCGTACCTTTGAGGGCATGGATCTTCGACTGCCCCGACTGCGCGGGCCCCGGCGGTGGGTCGCGGCCGCGGCCGCCGCCGTCGTCGTGCTCGCCGGCGCGGGCACGTGGACGGCTGTCGCGTCGGACGACACCCCGCGCGTGCACCGCGCCGACCGCGTCATGGCCATGGGCGGCGGGGTGCGGATCGACACCTCGTACTTCACGGTGGGCGCGAGCTCGGACCGCCGCCCCGCCGTCCTCCTGGGGCACGGCTTCGGCGGCAGCAAGGACGACGTACGGGACGAGGCGGAGAGGCTCGCCCGCGACGGATACGCGGTGCTGACCTGGTCGGCGCGCGGCTTCGGGAAGTCCACCGGCAAGATCGGGCTGAACGACCCCCAGGGCGAGGTCGCCGATGTGTCGAAGCTGATCGACTGGCTGGCCGAACGGCCGGAGGTCCAGCTCGACAAGAGCGGCGACCCGCGCGTCGGCGCCACCGGCGCCTCGTACGGCGGGGCGATCTCCCTGCTGGCCGCCGGGCACGACCAGCGGGTCGACGCAATCGCCCCGGCGATCACGTACTGGAACCTCGCGGACGCCCTCTTCCCGAACGGGGTCTTCAAGAAACTCTGGGCCGGCATCTTCGTCAACTCCGGCGGCGGCTGCGACCAGTTCGAGGCGCGGCTGTGCTCGATGTACAACCGGGTCGCGGAGTCCGGCACGCCGGACGCCGCCGCGCGGGAGCTGCTGGAAGCGCGCTCCCCGTCCGCGGTCGCCGACCGCATCACGGTGCCCACGCTCATCGTGCAGGGCCAGTCCGACTCCCTCTTCCCGCTCGGCCAGGCCGACGCGATGGCCAAGGCGATCCGGGCGGGCGGCGCGCCCGTGGACGTCGACTGGATCTCCGGCGGGCATGACGGCGGCGACATGGAGGCGGACCGCGTCCAGTCCCGCGTCGCCTCGTGGTTCGACCGCTACCTGAAGGACGACAAGAGCGCCGACACGGGCCCCGCCTTCCGCGTCACCCGCACCGGAGGCATCGACTCCACCAACGGCACCGCCCTGCTGCGGGGCGCGAGCGCGGACACCTATCCCGGACTGGACAGCGGCCGGCGCGCCGTCGCGCTGCAGGGCCGCGAGCAGAGCTTCGAGAACCCCGCGGGCGCGAACCCGCCCGCCGTCTCGGCCCTCCCCGGCCTGGGCGGCTCGGGCGGCCTCGCACAGCTCTCGACCCTTGGTGTCGGCGTCTCGCTCGACTTCCCCGGCCAGTACGCGCGGTTCGAGTCCACTGCGTTCGGCGAAGACCTGCGCATCACCGGCTCGCCGGCCGTCACCGTGCACGTCAAGTCGTCCACGGACGACGCGGTCCTCTTCGGGAAGGTGTACGACGTCGGACCGGGCGGCGGTATGCAGCAGGTGCTGCCCTCGCAGCTGGTCACACCGGTGCGGGTCGAGGGCGCCAGGACCGGCAAGGACGTCACCGTCGCGCTGCCCGCCGTCGACCACGAGGTGCGCAAGGGCCACCGGCTGCGCCTCGTCCTCGCCTCCACGGACCTCGGTTATGCGTCACCGGCGACCCCGGCGACGTACACCGTGTCCCTCAAGAGCGACCTCCAGGTCCCGACGGCATCCGGCGTGACGACCGCCGCCGCGCCGCTGCCCGCCTGGGTGTGGTGGCTGCCGCTCGCCGGAGCACTGGTCGCGCTGGCGCTGCTGCTGACGGGCCGCCGCCGTACGACGCCGGGGGCGCCCGATCCGGAGCTGGCCGAAGTGCCGCTCCAGATCACGGACTTGAGCAAGCGGTACGCGAAGTCGGCGGACCGGTACGCGGTACGGGACCTGTCGTTCCGCGTGGAGAAGGGCCAGGTTCTCGGCCTGCTCGGGCCGAACGGCGCGGGCAAGACGACCACCCTGCGCATGCTGATGGGCCTGATCAAGCCGGACGGCGGCGAGATCCGCGTCTTCGGGCACGCGATCCGGCCGGGCGCGCCCGTGCTCTCCCGGGTCGGCGCGTTCGTCGAGGGCGCGGGCTTCCTGCCGCACCTGTCCGGCCGCGAGAACCTGGAGCTGTACTGGCAGGCGACGGGCCGTCCGCCCGAGGACGCCCACCTGGAGGAGGCGCTGGAGATCGCGGGCCTCGGCGACGCGCTGGCCCGCGCGGTCCGCACGTACTCCCAGGGCATGCGCCAGCGGCTCGCCATCGCCCAGGCGATGCTCGGCCTCCCGGACCTCCTCATCCTCGACGAACCGACCAACGGCCTCGACCCGCCCCAGATCCGCGAGATGCGCGAGGTGATGATCCGCTACGCCGCCGCGGGCCGCACGGTCATCGTCTCCAGCCACCTCCTGGCGGAGGTCGAGCAGTCCTGCACCCACCTGGTGGTCATGGACCGCGGCCGGCTGATCCAGGCGGGCCCGGTGTCCGAGATCGTCGGCTCGGGCGACACGCTCCTCGTCGGCACGGGTTCCCCCGTGGAAGAGCCGGTCGTCGAGAAGGTCGGCGCACTGCCGGGCGTGGCCTCGGCCGTCGCCGCCGAGGACGGGCTGCTGGTCCGCCTCGACCCCGGCGGCAGCGCGCAACGCCTGGTCGTGGAGCTGGTACGGCTCGAAGTGCCCGTGGAGTCGGTGGGCCCCCACCGACGTCTCGAAGACGCGTTCCTCACCCTGATCGGAGGCTCAGCATGAGCACGCTCGTCGAGCGGGCCGAGACGGCCGACGGGTACCGGGCGCGGGGCACCCTGCCGCTGCGCGTGGAGCTGATCCGGCAGTTGAAGCGGCGCCGCACCCTCGTGATGGGGGCGATCCTCGCGGTGCTGCCCTTCGTCCTGGTCGTGGCGTTCGCGATCGGCGGCGAGCCGGGCGCGCAGAACGGCCAGGTCACGCTGCTGGACACGGCCACCGCGTCGGGCGCGAACTTCGCCGCGGTGAACCTGTTCGTGTCCGCGGGCTTCCTCCTGGTGATCCCGGTCGCCCTGTTCTGCGGGGACACGATCGCCTCCGAGGCGAGCTGGTCGTCACTGCGCTATCTGCTGGCGGCCCCCGTGCCACGGGCCCGCCTGCTGTGGTCCAAGCTCACCGTCGCGCTGGGCCTCAGCCTCGCCGCGATGGTGCTGCTGCCGGTCGTCGCGCTGGCGGTGGGCACCGCGGCCTACGGCTGGGGCCCGTTGGAGATCCCCACCGGCGGCGAGCTCGACGCGGGCTCCGCGGCCCAGCGGCTCCTCGTGGTGATCGCGTACATCTTCGTGTCCCAACTGGTCACCGCGGGCCTCGCGTTCTGGCTGTCGACGAAGACGGACGCTCCCCTGGGCGCGGTCGGCGGCGCGGTCGGCCTGACGATCGTGGGGAACGTACTGGACGCGGTCACCGCCCTCGGCGACTGGCGCGCCTTCCTGCCCGCGCACTGGCAGTTCGCGTGGGCGGACGCCGTGCAGCCGACCCCGGAGTGGGGCGGCATGATCCAGGGCACGGCGATCTCCATAACGTACGCGCTCGTGCTGTTCGCCCTGGCCTTCCGCGGTTTCCGGCGCAAGGACATCGTGTCGTAGGTCTCCGGAGGATCACCTACCGGTCTCGACGGCCGCCCGTCGTGGCCGCTTTGAGATCCATCCGCAACACCCCGGAGCGCACATCCCGGCCCCCTCGGACGTCACAGTCACAGACGTCGGCCCACACACAGGCCGCTCACCGAGGGGGCACAGATGGGGATGGACCACATAGGGACGGGCGGCACGCGCGGTCGGCGACTGCGCGGCACGCTCCTCGCACTGACAGCGGCGGGCGCCGTGCTGCTGACGGGATGCAGCGCGAGCAGCGGCGGCGGCAACTCATCGGACGGCATGGACAAATCCGGCGGCCGCAACCTCCCCCTGCCCGCCCCCGCCCAGCCGTCGGGCCCGGACACCGCCGAGGGTGAGCAGACCGGCGCCCCCGACCGCGAGTTCGCCCCGGCCCCCGACTACCTCTCCACCTTCGCCCTCGACGTCGACACCGCCTCGTACGGCTATGCCCGCCGCACCCTGGAGGGCGGGGGGATCCCGGACCCGTCCACCATCCGCCCCGAGGAGTTCGTCAACAGCTTCCGCCAGGACTACGAACGCCCCGGCGGCAACGGCTTCTCGGTCACCGTCGACGGCGCCCGCACCGACGACGACCGCTGGTCGCTGGTCCGGGTCGGCCTCGCCACCCGCGCCGCCGAGAGCGACCGCGAACGCCCGCCCGCGGCCCTCACCTTCGTCCTCGACATCTCCGGTTCCATGGCGGAGCCGGGCCGCCTCGACCTGGCCAAGGACTCCCTCGACGTGATGACGGACCGGCTGCGCGACGACGACTCGGTCGCGCTGGTCACCTTCAGCGACGAGGCCGAGACCGTACTGCCGATGACCCGCCTCGGCGACCACCGCGGTCGGGTCCACGACGCGATCGGCGGCCTGGAGCCGGAGGATTCGACCAACCTCGGCGCGGGCGTGGACACCGGGTACGAGACGGCCGTCGAGGGCCTGCGCGAGGGCGCCACCAACCGTGTCGTCGTGATCTCCGACGCACTCGCCAACACCGGCGACACCGACGCGGACTCCATCCTGGAGCGCATCTCCGACGCACGCCGCGAGCACGGCATCACCCTCTTCGGCGTTGGCGTCGGCAGCGAGTACGGCGACGCCCTCATGGAGCGCCTCGCCGACAAGGGCGACGGCCACACCACGTACGTGTCGGACCGCGACGAGGCCCGTACGGTGTTCTGCACCGAGCTCCCGCGGAACATCGGCCTCACGGCCCGCGACGCGAAGGCCCAGGTCGCCTTCGACCCGCAGACGGTCGAGAAGTTCCGGCTGATCGGCTACGACAACCGCAAGGTCGCCGACGAGGACTTCCGCGACGACCGGGTGGACGGCGGCGAGGTGGGCCCCGGCCACACGGTCACCGCGCTCTACGCCGTCCGCACCAGGCCCGGCGCCTCGGGCCACCTCGCCACCGCGAGCGTCCGCTGGCTCGACCCCCGCACCCGCGCCCCGCACGAGGCGTCCGGCCAACTGGAGTCCGGCTCCCTCCACGACGACCTGTGGACCTCCGCCCGCTCCTTCCAAGTCACCGCCGTGGCGGCCTACTTCGCCGACGCCCTGCGCGCGGACGGCGAGGCCCGCCGGAGCAGCACCCTGCCCGGCGCCCTCCCCCTGGACGAACTCGCCGGCCGCGCCCACAGGCTGGCCGACGACTCCGAGGACTCGGCGGTGAGCGGCCTCGCGACCGCGCTCGAGCAGGCGAGCCGACTGAGCGACTGCGAGCTGGACTGCCCGTAGCCCACCGTGCGCAACCCATTGAAATTCCGTTACGCCTGAGTAAGTTGACCCACGAGTAAGAACCCTGCGACCGGGAGCCGTCATGGGCGTACGCAAGGATCTGAAACGGGCCAGGAAGCGCACCGACCTGGCCATTCGCGGCACGTTGGAACTGGTCAGGGACGCGGCCGGCACCGTGCGCGAGGTGCGAACCGCCCGCCTGGCACCGAGCCCCGCCACCGGCAGCACCGCCGACCTGCCCTTCACCAACGCGGTCGAGGCACCGGACGCCGTCGTCCTGCGCCGCAAGGCCCAGGGCACCTGGCGCCCGGTCACCGCCGCCGCCTTCGCCCGCGAAGTCACCGACACCGCCAAGGGGTTGATCGCGGCGGGCCTCGAACCGGGCGGCCGGGTCGCGGTGATGTCCCGTACACGCTACGAGTGGACGGTCCTCGACTTCGCGATCTGGGCGGCCGGCGGCCAGACCGTCCCGGTCTACGCGACCGCGTCCGCCGAGCAAGTGGAGTGGATCGTACGGGACTCGGGCGCGCGTTTCGTGATCGTCGAGACGGCCGAGAACGCGGACACCGTGGCCACCGGCACGGCCCGGCACCCCGAACCCCCACGTGTCTGGGAGCTGGACAAAGTCGCTGTGCCCGAACTCGCCGCCCTGGGACGGGACATCCCCGACGAGGAGGTCACCAAGCGCCGCACCGCCCTGACCCCCGACACGGTCGCGACGGTCTGCTACACCTCCGGAACCACCGGCAAACCCAAGGGCTGCGTCCTCACGCACGCCAACCTGTACGCCGAGGCCGCCAACACGGTCGAGCTGCTGCACCCCATCTTCAAGGAGGTCACAGGCCAGATCGCCTCGACCCTCCTCTTCCTCCCGCTCGCCCACATCCTGGGCCGCACCCTCCAGATCGCCTGTCTGATGGCCCGGATCGAGCTGGGCCACTGCCCGAGCATCAAGCCGGACGAACTGCGCCCCGCCCTCAAGGAGTTCCGCCCCACCTTCCTCGTCGGCGTCCCGTACCTCTTCGAGAAGATCCACGACACCGGCCGCGCCACCGCCGAGAAGATCGGCCGGGGCGCCTCCTTCGACCGCGCCGACCGCATCGGCGTCCGCTTCGCGCAGGCGTACCTGAACAAGTTCCTCGGCGTGGGCAAGGGGCCCGGGCCCGGCCTGTACGCCGCCTGGGCTCTGTACGACCTGCTGGTGTACCGCCGTATCCGCAAGGAGATCGGGGGCCGGGCGCACTACGCCATCAGCGGAGGCTCCCCGCTCGACCGCAACCTCAACCTTTTCTTCTACGCCGCCGGAATCATCGTCTACGAGGGCTACGGCCTGACCGAGACCACCGCGGCGGCCACCATCGTCCCGCCTCTCCGACCCCGCCCCGGCACGGTCGGCCTGCCGGTCCCGGGCACGGCCGTCCGCATCGCCGACGACGGCGAGGTCCTCATCAAGGGCGGCATCGTCTTCGGCGCCTACTGGAACAACCCGGCCGCGACCGACGCCGTCCTCACCGACGACTGGTTCGCGACCGGCGACCTCGGCGCCCTGGACGAGGACGGCTATCTGACCATCACCGGCCGTAAGAAGGACATCCTCGTCACCTCCGGCGGCAAGAACGTCTCGCCCGCCGTCCTGGAGGACCGGCTGCGCAGCCGCCCGCCCGTCGGCCAGTGCGTCGTCGTCGGCGACAACCGCCCGTACGTGGCGGCCCTGATCACCCTCGACCCCGAGTCCGTCGCCCACTGGCTCGCCGTCCGCAAATGGCCCGCGGACACCCCGCTGTCCGAGGTCGTCCGCGACCCCCTGATGCGCGCCGATGTCCAGAAGGCGGTGGACTACGCCAACGAAGCGGTCTCCCGGCCCGAGTCCATCCGCCGGTTCACTCTGGTGGAGGGCGAGTTCACCGAGGACAACGGCCTGCTCACCCCGTCCCTGAAGGTCAAACGCCACGCGGTGTCGGCGGCGTACGTGGCCGAGATCGAGGCGCTGTACGGCGAGGCATGACGCAGCCGCGGCGTGACACGGCGGCGGCATGACACGCGAAACAGCGGGCCGCTCCGAAGAGCGACCCGCTGCGCGCGGTGCCGAGGGGGGTCAGCTGTTGCTGGCGCCGTTGCCCGACAGGACCGGGATGTTGTCCAGGATGTGCGAGAGCGGCTCGTCGCCCTTGATCTGGGTGGAGTTCTCGGTGCACTGCTGGTTCTGCGGGGCCGAGAGGACCGGCACGTCCTGGACGGCGGTGACCGGCACCAGGCCGACGACCGAGCCCACGTTGGCCTTGGCCGGCAGACCGACACACGGCTTGTTCAGCGAGCCCTGGATGAGCGCCATCTGCGGGCTCATGTCGCCGTGCGTTTCCTGGTTGCCGTAACTCTGGACGGCGTTGGTGCCCTGCTCGGTGTTGACGCCGTCGTCGTTGCCGATCGCCAGCGCCTGGGGAGCGGCGGCAGCTGAGATACCGGCGAGAGAGGCGGCAATGGCCGCGGTCGCCCACAGCTTCTTCATGTTCGTTTGCCCTTTCGGAGTGCGGACTCCGGTGCGGAGCCCCGTGATGATCAACAGTCCGCCGGGTGTGCCGGGACCGGAGGTGACGCGCGCCGCTGCCGCTGTCGTCGTGGACGGGACAGCGGCAGCGGGCCGCCGGGGGGATCGGCGGCCCGCTGCGCGCGGTGCCGAGGGGGGTCAGCTGTTGCTGGCGCCGTTGCCCGACAGGACCGGGATGTTGTCCAGGATGTGCGAGAGCGGCTCGTCGCCCTTGACCTGGGTGGAGTTCTCGGTGCACTGCTGGTTCTGCGGGGCCGAGAGGACCGGCACGTCCTGGACGGCGGTGACCGGCACCAGGCCGACGACCGAGCCCACGTTGCCCTTGGCCGGCAGGCCGATGCAGGGCTTGTTCAGCGAGCCCTGGATGAGCGCCATCTGCGGGCTCATCGAGCCGTACGTGTACTGGTTGCCGTAGATCTGTGCGGCGCCGCTACCGTTCTCGGTGGTGACGCCGCCGTCGTTGCCGATCGCCAGCGCCTGGGGCGCGGCGGCAGCAGAGGCTCCGACGACGGAAGCGGCGACTGCCGCGGCAGCCATAACCTTCTTGATCACTTACTGGTCCCTTCTGGAGTAACCCCGTCCACCGGAGCGCTCTGGACAACTGACCCCGGCCCGCATGGTTGCTCCGATTCACTCCGATGGCTCACGCGGCGGACGTGGTCACCGGGCCTCTGGACGAGGTGTTCCATGAATTCCAGGATCGCGAACGGTCCATTCGGGTG
This genomic interval from Streptomyces dengpaensis contains the following:
- a CDS encoding alpha/beta fold hydrolase; its protein translation is MDLRLPRLRGPRRWVAAAAAAVVVLAGAGTWTAVASDDTPRVHRADRVMAMGGGVRIDTSYFTVGASSDRRPAVLLGHGFGGSKDDVRDEAERLARDGYAVLTWSARGFGKSTGKIGLNDPQGEVADVSKLIDWLAERPEVQLDKSGDPRVGATGASYGGAISLLAAGHDQRVDAIAPAITYWNLADALFPNGVFKKLWAGIFVNSGGGCDQFEARLCSMYNRVAESGTPDAAARELLEARSPSAVADRITVPTLIVQGQSDSLFPLGQADAMAKAIRAGGAPVDVDWISGGHDGGDMEADRVQSRVASWFDRYLKDDKSADTGPAFRVTRTGGIDSTNGTALLRGASADTYPGLDSGRRAVALQGREQSFENPAGANPPAVSALPGLGGSGGLAQLSTLGVGVSLDFPGQYARFESTAFGEDLRITGSPAVTVHVKSSTDDAVLFGKVYDVGPGGGMQQVLPSQLVTPVRVEGARTGKDVTVALPAVDHEVRKGHRLRLVLASTDLGYASPATPATYTVSLKSDLQVPTASGVTTAAAPLPAWVWWLPLAGALVALALLLTGRRRTTPGAPDPELAEVPLQITDLSKRYAKSADRYAVRDLSFRVEKGQVLGLLGPNGAGKTTTLRMLMGLIKPDGGEIRVFGHAIRPGAPVLSRVGAFVEGAGFLPHLSGRENLELYWQATGRPPEDAHLEEALEIAGLGDALARAVRTYSQGMRQRLAIAQAMLGLPDLLILDEPTNGLDPPQIREMREVMIRYAAAGRTVIVSSHLLAEVEQSCTHLVVMDRGRLIQAGPVSEIVGSGDTLLVGTGSPVEEPVVEKVGALPGVASAVAAEDGLLVRLDPGGSAQRLVVELVRLEVPVESVGPHRRLEDAFLTLIGGSA
- a CDS encoding ABC transporter permease, yielding MSTLVERAETADGYRARGTLPLRVELIRQLKRRRTLVMGAILAVLPFVLVVAFAIGGEPGAQNGQVTLLDTATASGANFAAVNLFVSAGFLLVIPVALFCGDTIASEASWSSLRYLLAAPVPRARLLWSKLTVALGLSLAAMVLLPVVALAVGTAAYGWGPLEIPTGGELDAGSAAQRLLVVIAYIFVSQLVTAGLAFWLSTKTDAPLGAVGGAVGLTIVGNVLDAVTALGDWRAFLPAHWQFAWADAVQPTPEWGGMIQGTAISITYALVLFALAFRGFRRKDIVS
- a CDS encoding vWA domain-containing protein, with protein sequence MDHIGTGGTRGRRLRGTLLALTAAGAVLLTGCSASSGGGNSSDGMDKSGGRNLPLPAPAQPSGPDTAEGEQTGAPDREFAPAPDYLSTFALDVDTASYGYARRTLEGGGIPDPSTIRPEEFVNSFRQDYERPGGNGFSVTVDGARTDDDRWSLVRVGLATRAAESDRERPPAALTFVLDISGSMAEPGRLDLAKDSLDVMTDRLRDDDSVALVTFSDEAETVLPMTRLGDHRGRVHDAIGGLEPEDSTNLGAGVDTGYETAVEGLREGATNRVVVISDALANTGDTDADSILERISDARREHGITLFGVGVGSEYGDALMERLADKGDGHTTYVSDRDEARTVFCTELPRNIGLTARDAKAQVAFDPQTVEKFRLIGYDNRKVADEDFRDDRVDGGEVGPGHTVTALYAVRTRPGASGHLATASVRWLDPRTRAPHEASGQLESGSLHDDLWTSARSFQVTAVAAYFADALRADGEARRSSTLPGALPLDELAGRAHRLADDSEDSAVSGLATALEQASRLSDCELDCP